The window GAATACCCGATGCGCGTCGAGCGGTACGCGCTCCGCGACGGAAGCGGCGGCGACGGGGAGTATCGCGGCGGCCTCGGAATCGAGCGCTCCGTGACTGTCGAAACCGATGCGACCGTATCCCTGTTGACCGAGCGACGCCGTCTCGCCCCCGCCGGACTTCGAGGCGGCGAGGACGGTGCGACCGGCGCGAACCTCATCGACGGGAATCCGGTGCCCGCCAAGACGACAGTCGACGTCGACGCTGGGACGACGGTCACCGTCAAGACGCCCGGTGGCGGTGGTTACGGCGACCCAGCAGAGAGAAATAGCGAGGCTCGCCAGCAGGACTACGTCGACGAGAAGGCCAGAAACGACGAGTAAGCATCCGCGAGCGCCCACAGGGCGCGAGCGGTTCCGCCCCGCCGAACGAAGTGAGGCGCGGGACCGAGACTCGACCGTAGGTCCCGCGAGCGAAGCGAGCGGGAGCGTTGGAAGACGAGCGCTAGCGAGTCTTCCTGAGGGAGAGTCGACGTGTCTTTTTCATCGAAGTTTTTGCCGGGCGCCGCAGGCGCCCGTGCAAAAAGTTCGTTTAGAAGGAAAAGAGGTCGATACCGCCGGTGACGCCGATGACCTGTCCCGTGATGTAGTTGGACTGCTCGGAGGACAGGTAGGCGACGAGGTTGGCGACGTCCTCCTCCTTGCCGAGTTTCCGCATCGGGGTGGCCTTGGCGATGCGGGCGAAGTGTTCGTCGACCTCTTCGAGTTGTTCGATGGGGAGGTCGGCGAGTTGGCCGACGACGATGCTCGGCGCGATGACGTTGGAGGTGACGCCGTGCTGGGCGCCCTCCAGCGCGAGCGTCTTGCCGAAGCCGATGAGGGCGGCCTTCGTCGCGGAGTAGGAAAGCTGGCCGAAACCGCCCTGCCAGCCGGCCATCGAGGACATACTGATGATACGGCCGAAGCCGCGTTCCTTCATGTTGGGGTAGACCTCGCGGGTGATGTTGTAGGCGCCCGTGAGGTTGACCGCGATGTCGCGGTCCCAGATGTCGCTCTCGAAGTCCTCGACCTTGTCGCGGGCGTCGACCATCCCGGCGTTGTTGACGAGGATGTCGATTCCACCCGTCTCTTCTTCGAGGGCGTCGACGGTGGCGGCGACGTCGTCGCGGTCGGTGAGGTCACATTCGACGGCGTGGGCCGTCCCGCCGTAATCCTCCTCGATCTCGTCGGCGACGTTCTCAGCCTTGTCGAGCGCGACGTCGAGGATGACCACTTCAGCGCCTTCCTCGGCGAGAATGCGGCAGTCTTCGCTTCCGATACGTCCGGCGCCGCCCGTTACGAGGGCGGTTTTGTCGTCGAGTCCTAGATCCATTGCGTCCCGCTATGTAACGGGTTCCAGCATAAGAATTGGGTCGGTGATGGGAGGTTCGTTTAGTAGGGGGTTCGGAATGACGACTGGGAACAGGTTCGGAGGACGGACGTCGGTGACTGTCGCCACGGACGGTCAGTTCGGTACCGAACGTGGGTTTAAGAATATTGGCGAGCAATAATGCGACATGGCCGCCGAAATATCGGATCGAGTTCGGGAAATCGCAGAGGCGCGTGACCTCCCCGAATCGGAAGTTTTCGAGCGGGCCCTCGAACGCGGTCTCGAAGACCTGTGGGAAGAACTCGTGCTCGCGCGGTACCTCGATGGCGAACTCGACCGTGAGGAAGCCATCGAACGCGTCGGCCGGACGAAAGTCAAACGCGCCGAGCAGGAGCGTGAACTGGTCGAAGAGGACGTCGACTGGGGCCTGAACGCGTGACGCTTGCGGCCGTCTCGGACGCTGGGCCACTCATTCATCTCGCCGAAATCGAATCACTCGACCTGTTAGCAGTCTTCGACACGCTCCTGATTCCGGAAGCCGTCTACGAAGAAGTCGAGAAGGGCGGTCTCCCCGACGCTCTGGAGGACATCTCGTATACCCGTGTCGAGAGCGATGATAGCGGCTTTGGAGAGGAACTGGATGCCGGTGAACGCGCTGCATTAGCGGCGGCAAAAGAACACGAGGCCGTCCTCCTGACGGATGACCTCGCCGCCAGAGAAACAGCGAAGAGCGCCGGTATCGACGTGCACGGTTCCATCGGCATCATCGCGCTCGGGTATAGTAGAGGACCCCTCAGCCGAGACGAGGCCGCAGCCAGCATGCGAGCACTCCAGAACGAGACGAGCCTCTTCGTTACCGATGCCGTCGTCGAGCACGGTATCCGACTTCTGGACGAGCAGTAACGAACTGTATGTAAGGAATAGTTCGCAGGCAGGCGATTATTCTTCGATTCCCACGATATCGAGCAACTCGCGTAAATTCTCAATTTCGTGGTCAGTTTCGGGCCCGCGGGCCTCCTCGCCGTAGCCGACGGTCCCGATACCGACCCCGGCAGCGCCGGCGATATCGTTCCGATGACGGTCCCCGACCATGACGGTTCGTTCGGGGACGGCGCCGGTGCCGTCCAGCGCGTCCTCGAACATGCGTGAATCCGGCTTTTTGAAGCCGATTTCCTCGGAGGTGGTGATGTGGTCGAAGCAGTCGTGGATGCCGAAGGATTCGAGCATATCGTGGGCTTCGGCGGTGTCGATATCGGAGACGATGGCCTGCTGAATGCCGGCCTCGTGGAGGGCTTCGATGGTCTCGATAGCGCCGTCCTCGGCACGGAGCGTAGCAGCGGTGGACTCTTCGAGGATGAGTTCCCAGTCCTCCGGCGGGTCGCCGTCGAAGAGCGCGGTGGTAGCCTTCCGGTAGCCCTCGTGGGCCGACTGGTACTCGGCGCCGTCGGCGGCCTTGAAATGCTCACCAA of the Natronomonas halophila genome contains:
- a CDS encoding HAD family hydrolase, with translation MSGDAEATDRNYDTVFWDIGGVIVELRSIREGYAAFISELAADHGMDPEAALDEWKSVLGEHFKAADGAEYQSAHEGYRKATTALFDGDPPEDWELILEESTAATLRAEDGAIETIEALHEAGIQQAIVSDIDTAEAHDMLESFGIHDCFDHITTSEEIGFKKPDSRMFEDALDGTGAVPERTVMVGDRHRNDIAGAAGVGIGTVGYGEEARGPETDHEIENLRELLDIVGIEE
- a CDS encoding SDR family NAD(P)-dependent oxidoreductase, with translation MDLGLDDKTALVTGGAGRIGSEDCRILAEEGAEVVILDVALDKAENVADEIEEDYGGTAHAVECDLTDRDDVAATVDALEEETGGIDILVNNAGMVDARDKVEDFESDIWDRDIAVNLTGAYNITREVYPNMKERGFGRIISMSSMAGWQGGFGQLSYSATKAALIGFGKTLALEGAQHGVTSNVIAPSIVVGQLADLPIEQLEEVDEHFARIAKATPMRKLGKEEDVANLVAYLSSEQSNYITGQVIGVTGGIDLFSF
- a CDS encoding nucleic acid-binding protein, translating into MTLAAVSDAGPLIHLAEIESLDLLAVFDTLLIPEAVYEEVEKGGLPDALEDISYTRVESDDSGFGEELDAGERAALAAAKEHEAVLLTDDLAARETAKSAGIDVHGSIGIIALGYSRGPLSRDEAAASMRALQNETSLFVTDAVVEHGIRLLDEQ